Genomic DNA from Perognathus longimembris pacificus isolate PPM17 chromosome 6, ASM2315922v1, whole genome shotgun sequence:
AGCCTGGGAAGGAAACAGGATGGCAGCAGGGACGTCGgctggagcctgggtgctggtcctCGGTCTGTGGGGTGAGCTACTCCCCAGCTCCATTGATCCTCTGCAGAAAATACTGTCTTCCCGCCCCCCATCTAGAATTTCTTAGACCTGGGCCTTGCTTTTCAAGCTACCTTACCTATCCTGCTCTGATTCCTTTCGTCTTCATCTCCCCTTCTATTCCTCAACCACTCTATTCTCTCCCAGGGTCAGTAGTAGGCGGTCAAAACATCACAGCTCGGATCGGGGAGCCACTGGTACTGAACTGTAGGGGGGCCCCCAAGAAACCACCCCAGCAGCTGGAATGGAAGCTGGTAAGGGCTCCAGGAGCAGCTTCTCAAATTCAAGCGGACCCATGAGGGTCCCCACGGCCATCCTGCCTGAGCCGTGCTTTCCCAGAAGGCTTGGACATCGGAGGCTTTTCTTCTTCATGTCTCTAGAACACAGGCCGGACAGAAGCTTGGAAGGTCCTCTCTCCCCAGGGAGGCCCCTGGGACAGCGTGGCTCGAGTCCTCCCCAAtggctctctcctccttcctgcgGTTGGGATCCAGGATGAGGGGACTTTCAGGTGCAGAGCAATGAGCAGGCGTGGGAAGGAGGCCAAGACCAACTACCGGGTCCGAGTCTACGGTAAGGGTTCCAGAGCCTTAGCCAAGCCCCAACTCTCCTCACTCAACCCCACCCCAAGTCCTTGATCCCTAGGGCCTGGAGTGGGAGGGAGGCCCTCTGACTTGTCTTTCTTCTCACACTTGCTGTGTGAGGATCTCCAAAGCTCAGGCCTCTAACTGAACTTTTCCCTCCTTCAGAGATTCCTAGGAAGCCAGAAATTGTAGATCCTGCCTCTGAACTCACAGTTGGTGTCCCTAATAAGGTAGTGAacaatgtgtgtgttgggggggggggagcggtcaTAAGGGATCTTGTGAATGCGACTGTGTACCTGTATGGTACCAtgtacttttgtgttttttttgtcagtccttggactcagggcctgagcacttgtccctggcttgtttttgctcaaggctaacactctaccacttgagccacagcatcacgtctggctttttctatacatgtggcgctgaggaattgaacccagggcttcatgtataaaaggcgagcactttaccactaggccatattctcagcctccacACTTTGCACTTTTAAAGGATGAGCTCACCACTCTTTCCCTAGGTGGGGACCTGTGTGTCTGAAGGAAGCTACCCTGCGGGGACTCTTAGCTGGCACTTGGATGGGAAGCCCCTGATTCCTGATGGGAAAGGTGAGTCCCAAGaaactctccctctctccccaaccCCTCCCAGTTGCTGCTTCCTGATCTTGTTCCCATAACCACCTGGATGTCTTGTCTTTCTCCTACCACAGGAGTCTTGGTGAAAGAAGAGACCAGAAGACACCCTGAGTCAGGGCTCTTTACACTCCAGTCAGAGCTGACAGTGACCCTGGCCCAGGGAGATGCTGTTGACCCCACCTTCTTCTGCAGCTTCAGCCTGGTCTTCCTCAGCATCTTGCTTTGAACACGGCTCCCATCCAGCCCATTGTGAGGAGCGGGAGAATACCAAGTTCAGGTGAACACACCCAGGAAATGTGCCCTTTGGGAAAGCAAGGCTGAAGCCCACAGCCACCAGGGCCATTGCTAGGTCTATTGATCAACTCCCTGTCCCTTCCCACTCCCAGAGTCAGTCCCACTGGAGGTCCAACTGTTGATCGAGCCAGAAGGTGGAGTAGTATCTCAAGGTGGGACTGTGACCCTCACCTGTGAAGCCCCTATACAGCCCTCTTCTCAGATCCACTGGAT
This window encodes:
- the Ager gene encoding LOW QUALITY PROTEIN: advanced glycosylation end product-specific receptor (The sequence of the model RefSeq protein was modified relative to this genomic sequence to represent the inferred CDS: inserted 1 base in 1 codon), whose translation is MAAGTSAGAWVLVLGLWGSVVGGQNITARIGEPLVLNCRGAPKKPPQQLEWKLNTGRTEAWKVLSPQGGPWDSVARVLPNGSLLLPAVGIQDEGTFRCRAMSRRGKEAKTNYRVRVYEIPRKPEIVDPASELTVGVPNKVGTCVSEGSYPAGTLSWHLDGKPLIPDGKGVLVKEETRRHPESGLFTLQSELTVTLAQGDAVDPTFFCSFXPGLPQHLALNTAPIQPIVRSGRIPSSESVPLEVQLLIEPEGGVVSQGGTVTLTCEAPIQPSSQIHWIKDGIPLPLPPSPVLLIPEVGPQDEGTYSCVATHPSQGTKESPAVSVIIETGEEGRAAGSVGGSGLGALALALGILGGLGLVALLIGAILWRKRQHRGEERKASENQEEEEERAELNQSVEPEAAEGGTGGP